The segment GCGACAACCGGCAAGTACTATTTCCTGAGCCGTCCCAGACGATTTGGGAAGAGCCTGATGCTATCTACCCTTGATGCGTATTTCTCAGGTAAACGAGAATTGTTCAAAGGTCTTGACATGGAGCGTTTAGAGAAGAACTGGATAGTATATCCGGTCCTGCATATGGATTTGAATACAGAGAAATACGATTCTGAAGAGAGCCTGGAGAATAAAATCGAACTTTCCTTAAAGCAGTGGGAAGGTTTATACGGAAACAATCCGGATGAGTATTCGTTAGCCACCCGATTTGAAGGCATCATACGCAGAGCAGCCTTAAAAACAGGATATAAAGTAGTTATCCTTATCGACGAATATGACAAGCCCATGCTGCAGGCCATCGGGAATCCGACCTTACAAACCGCCTACAGAAACACGCTGAAAGCTTTTTATGGAGCCCTAAAGTCATGCGATGGTTTTATCCGCTTCGCTATGTTGACCGGAGTTACTAAGTTTGGCAAAGTCAGCATATTCAGTGATCTGAATAATCTTCGCGATATCTCAATGGTTCAGCAGTATGCCGAGATTTGTGGAATAAGCCAAAGAGAACTTCATACACATTTTGATGAAGATATACACATGCTTTCAGATCAGCTTGGATTAAGCTTTGATGAAACTTGTGAGCAACTGAAAACAAACTATGACGGCTATCATTTTTGCTATAAGTCAGAAGGCATGTACAATCCTTTCAGCTTATTGAATACCTTCGCCAACAGGCAGATGGGCAGTTATTGGTTTGAAACAGGAACTCCCACTTACCTGGTCGAATTAATGAAATTGCATCATTATAAAGTAGAGGATTTAGAACATATCATAACGAATGGTCCTGTACTCGATTCCATTGATGCAGCTTCTACTGATCCTGTACCAGTCATTTACCAAAGCGGATATCTGACGATTAAGGATTATAATGCAGAATTTGAGAATTATACCCTTGGATTCCCGAATCGGGAAGTTGAGCAAGGTTTCTTCCGCTTTCTTCTTCCCCATTATGCCTCTGTAAGTATAAGCAAATCGCCTTATGAAATTCAGCGTTTCGTTGAAGAAGTTCGCCACGGAGATGTGGATGGATTTCTGAACCGGCTGCGTACTTTTTTCAACGACACACCTTATGAACTGGCGCGCGACCGAGAAGTGCATTACCAGAATATCCTCTACATTGTATTCAAGCTAATGGGTTTCCATACAGAAGTCGAATATCATACTTCACGGGGGGGTGTTGATCTTGTACTGAAAACGTCCGATTATATCTATATCATGGAGTTCAAATTAAACGGAAGTGCCGAAGAAGCCATAAAACAAATTGAAGAAAAAGGCTATGCTTCTGCTTTTTCATGTGATAAACGAAAACTCATAAAAGTGGGTATAAACTTCAATGACGAGATACGAAGTATAGAACGCTGGATTATTGCTTAAATCACCTCATCTAAAAGAGAATCAATCATATAGACAAAATATGAAAGATCATTTTCTAAATCTCTGATCTTGAAAAAAAAAATATACCAGCTGATAAAACAAAAGCAACGAGTATCAAAAACGAATCCTACGAGGATTGTAAACGATACTCGTTACTTTTATTTTACAATACGCCGGCTTTTCATGAATATGTGCCGGCTTTTGATCAATTCCCGGCGTATTTCAACTAAAAGCCGGCGTATTTTTCATCTCGAAAAAACTAACTGATAAACAAGAGTTTACCAAATTCGTTTTTGCAGGATACGAAACCAGATAAAAGAGACGATTCCTTTTAAGGTACTAGAGATACTGATGGCCCACCAAACGCCTGATACTCCTAACCCGGCAGCACCTAACCCCATAGCCAATGGAACCCGTAAAGTATTGAATGTAATGCTGATTACAGCCGGAGGAACCGTACGGCCCGTTCCGTAAAACAAACCCTGCATGGTAATTTCGATCATCATAAAGATCATGGAATATCCATCAATACGCAAGAAATCTCCTCCAGCTATATAAGCAGCCGGTTCGGGTACAATGATAGAAAAGACTTCTGCTCCCCAGAACACAAAGAGCAACGTACAGAAAAGGCCGAACACAGAAGTCATCTTCAAGGTAGTCCGATAGGCCTGATCAATACGTTCCCGCCGACGGGCTGCATAGTTCTGAGCCGTAAAAGCACTCAATGCCGTACTGAATCCCTGCGATGTATTCCACGCAATAGCTTCCACCTGTCCGCCGGCCGTCAAGGCCATCAATCCGATATGCCCGCCATACGTAGAAGCCGTTCGTCCCATCAGCAAGTTGATAATAGCAAAGAAGCCATTCAATAAAGCCACCGGAAGACCGATCCGGACAATCTTCAGACTGTAAATAGATTTGAGCCGGACGAAGAAATGGAATCCGGGCCAAAGTCTGTTACGCACTTTCAGCTGATAAACAAACAACAAGACAACGGCACATTCAGATAGCCAGGTAGCATAAGCTGCACCTGCCGTTCCCCAACCAAAGCCCAGGATGAATAGCGGATCGAGAATCATATTCAGCAACAATCCGCTTCCACTGATATAAAAAGGGACTTTGCTTAGTCCGGCCGCATTATGAATACCGGTAAATGCCGAAGCCAAAAAGACAAACGGGAAACCGGTAGCAACAATACGCAAGTATTCGACAGCCATATCGGTAATTTCAGGTTCCAACTTGTAGAGGCTGATCACCGGATGAGCAAAGATAAACAACAGAGCTCCCCAGACAAGAGAGACCAATAATCCGATAGTCAGGTTATGAGACGCAAACATCTTGGCCTCTTCCGTATTCTGTGCACCAATGGAATGACCGACAGTCACTTCTGCCCCGACTTTATTCATAAGCGAAATCGATTGAGTCATCCAGGTTAAAATACCTACGGCTCCGATAGCTGCTACTGCCTCACTCCCCAACCGGCCTACCCACGCCATATCCGTCAGGCTATAAGCCATCTGAATAAAGGAAGTACCCATAATGGGTAATGCTAAATTAAACAATTGCTTTCTAATAGGACCTTCTGTCAGATTCTTGATTGTTTGCATCTTATTCTGTTTCTTAATACCACAAAAAAGGATGTGTTATCTGCACATCCTTTATCTCTATTTATTTATACTTGTCAGCACACTGCTGTAATGTTTGCCAACACTGATACATGCCTCTCGGCACATGGAAGCATCCTTTCCACTTACCGCCTTTCAAAGGTAAAAGCACTTCGCCCTGCCGGTTCAGATACCCAAACCATTCCGGATATTCCGGATCCTTGAAATGCGTCCAGGTATAATCCTGCACACGTTCGAACCATTGCCAACATTCTTCATTGCCGGTCAATAAGAATCCTTTCGCCATGCAAATCATCGATTCAATATGAACCCACCAAAGCTTCTGGTCCCATTCCAACTGCTGAGGCGGATAACCCAGACGATCCATGAAATAGAAAATACCTCCGTATTTCTCATCCCAACCTTTCCGAATCATCTTCAGCGAAATATCCGTAGCCTTCTGGATCAACTCCGGACGGTTCAGACGAACGCCTAAATCCATGATAAACCACATCGCTTCAATGGCATGACCCGGATTCAGATGACGACCTTCGAACGAATCAGACAACTGGTTATTGGTCAATACATTCTCTACAACCAATCCCAACTCCGGCCGATAGAAAACATCCATTACTTCATGGATACATAATTCGATTGTTTTGTCCATCGTTTCCTTGTCCAGCAGATGTTCTATCTCAAGCGACAGATTACACATGATCATCGGCAAGGCAAAATTCTTCAAGTCGCGACTGCCCGGCACCAGTTTATTCCATTGCCCTTTCGGATTATCCATCTTCTCTAAAATACGCGCATAGGTTTTTCGAGCAATTTCTTCATATTCCTTATTTCCGGTAGCCAGACTCAGCTGTCCGAACGCCATGGCTGCAAAGGTATAAGAAAAAATGTTATAAGAAGCCACCAAAGGCTTGCCATCTTGCGTTAAAGAAAAATACCAGTTAAAATTTCCGTCATGACCATATTTCTTCAGAAACTCTCCGCCCTGAATGGCACATTCCAACCATTCCGGCCGTTTCTCTACCTTATTATATAAGAAAGAAAAGAGCCAGACTTCTCGTCCTTGCAACCAGATGAACTTATCCGTATCAAAGACTTTCCCGTCTCTCAACAGACAAGTAAAATAACCTCCATACTGGTGGTCCTGCGAATGTTCCAACCAGAAAGGAACAACTTGCTCGAGCAATTCCTTTTTGTACTTCTCAGCTAAAATGGCATAATTCATAGTATATAATTTTAGATCGTTGTTAAATCATTCCTAACAAACGGCTGCGCGACAACATACAAGCACCAATCAATCCGCCACGAATACCTAATTTAGAAACAACCAGCTCCGTATCCTGATTGACTAAGTTCAGCGAGTATTTACGAATCGCACTTTGTACGGGTAAGCGCAAATAGTCTTGTGTCGCCGAAAGCGGTCCTCCTAAAATTACCATTTCAGGATTCAGCAAATTAATTAAACCTGCTACCCATCGACCCAATACGAAACCAATGTGCTCAACAATTTCTATGGCCAGGACATCTTCCCGCAAAACAGCCTCTACGAAGTCGCTTAAAAGAAATTCTCCATGCTCTTCCATCATATCCCACAGAATAGATGTACAACCTTGAGCTTTCCTTTCATTCAGCATCCGTTCAATGGCATAACCAGAAGCTTCCGTTTCCAGGCATCCTTTTTTCCCGCAGTTACAGATTATCTCGTTATCAAGAGCACAGACATGTCCGATTTCTCCGGAAAAACCAGATTTCCCATAGTAAGGCTTTCCATCAATAATGATTCCGGCACCTAATCCCCAATTGATGTTGATAAACAAAATGTTCTTTTCGTTCTTAACTACACCAGCCAAGAACTCACCATACATCATTGCCCGCGAGTCATTCTCCAAATTAACAGGTATGCCTATTCGTTTTTCTATTTTCTCAGTCAAAGGCTTATCATCAAAATGGAAGAATGAATAAGAGAAACCTGTTTTCGGATTAACCCGTCCACCTAAATTAATTCCAACTTGTAGAACCTGGCTCGCATCTATTTCCAAATGCTGGATATAGTCCTGCACGATTTCACACAAGTGATCAAAAGCTTCGGGTGTATCTTCCAGATTATATCTTTCTTCATGCCCTTCATCAATAATATTTCCACAGAAGTCAATAGTAGCCAGCAATACCTTTTTTACCTGCACATCAACTCCCACAAAATATCCCGCATTCGGGTTCAAGCCATATATATTCGGCTTTCTTCCCCCCGGTGTGTTCTGTTTGCCTAAATCTAGAATATAGTTGTCGTTCATTAATTCTGATACAAACTTCGTCACGGTCGGAATGCTTAATTGCAATTCTTTAGCGATATCGGCGATAGAAGCATTCCCCGATATGATCAAATGTTGTATCAAGTGTTTTTTCAATGTAGTAGTTTTATACCTACTATCTTGCAATAAAAATTTTGTTGCCATTTTTTACATTGATTTATAGTGAACCATCTTTCAAACTATTTTAATCCCCATCCTCTGTATTTAATACATCCTAATCAGAAGTTCTATCCAGACAATCATTTCTGCTTTACAAATAAATCCATAAAATAACAGAACATTCATTTCCGAACTTTACTAAAATCAAAGAATGCCAAAATCAAAATATGTCTTACTCTTAGTTTCCCGGATTTGCCTATTTAGAGGACACAGAGCTTATGACATATATTATATATGACATAATATATTTGCTCTAATCCTAAATACAAAGTTAGAAATAAATATTTTAAATAATGCGTTTTCTTAAAATTATATTTTTAATAAATTCATGTTTTATATTATCTCTTCTTTCACTCGATTAAATCTATTTTCGAACAATCAAAATCTGCAAAACGTATCATAAATACACTTATTGAACACAATATATTATTTACAGAACATATATAGTTAAATTATGGATAAATCATTTTTCTATTTTCCATTTTTCTTATCTTGCCGAACTTTTTTCATTAACTTAAAAACAATCTGCTTATGAGAAAGATTGCAACTATTTTTTTAGCATTATTATGCTTTTCTCCAACATGGGCTAAACAACTCACGCAAGAAGAGGCTTGGAAAGTAGCTCGTAGTTTTTTCAACCAGTCAGGAAGTCTGCGGTCGGCAGGAGAAATTCACCTAGTCGCCCTATCTGGAGATTTAATCGAATCTTCATCTTTACGAAGTACTTCTGGACAAACGGCATTTTATGTATTCAACCAGGGGAATTCGGCTTATGCCATTGTTTCAGGCGATGACCGGATGAAACCCGTCTTGGCTTATTCCAATACAGGAGCCTTTGTTGTTGAGAACATACCGTCTAATATAAAAGCTTTATTAACCGCCTATCAGGATTACTATAGCCAGCTCGATAATCAACAGAAATTACCTCAGCCTGTTAATTTCAAGTCATCAAACACTTTTAGTGAGGATGTACAACCTTTATTAGGTGACATCAACTGGAATCAGGATGAACCTTATTATAATCTATGTCCGGAAGTTGAAGGAAAAAGATCTGTTACAGGTTGTGTCGCCACAGCCATGGCCATGGTTATGAAATACTTTGAATATCCTCAAAAAGGAATAGGATCACATTCTTACAAAACTCCAGCCGGAAATGATTGCTCTTTTAATTTTGGAGCGACCACCTTCGACTGGAAAAACATGCTTCCCCAATACACCGCTGGGAAGTATACTGATGCACAAGGAAAAGCTGTTGCAGAATTGATGTATGCCTGTGGAGTGGCCGTTGAAATGGACTATTCTCCTGACGGATCCGGAGCCATGTCAAGCATCGTGGCAGATGCTCTCATCAATTATTTCGGCTACAGTAAAAACATGGGATATGTTTCCCGCAATTATTTTAGCACTCAGGAATGGATGGAGATGGTCAAAAAGGAATTGAATGAAAAACGTCCTATCTTATACTGTGGAGCATCCAAAGAAGTAGGTCATGAATTTGTACTCGACGGCTATGATAAAAACAATCTGGTTCATGTCAACTGGGGTTGGGGCGGCATGAATAACGGTTACTTTGAGATCGCCTCACTGGAACCAAGCTCTCCCGGAATCGGAGGAGGCAGTAGCTTAGGAGGAGGTTTTATATTCCAGCAAGGTATGGTGACAGGTATGCATCCAGAATCCCAATCCACCCCCTACACTTCATACTTCACGTTGGGAGAACTAAAAGCAAGCAAATCATCTTTTAGTCAGAATGAGAATTTTGACCTGACGGCAATCAACTTCTACAACATGACTTCGACGTTCTATAAAGGAGAAGTAGGAATCATCGTGGAAGGGAAAGACGGCGTACAGCATCCGATCAAAAGCTACACTTTTGATGACAAAGTAAATACTGATTATGGATATGAGACGTTAAACCTTGAGAATATAACAATCCCGGCAGAAATCAAAGACGGCACGTACAACTTATATCTGGGAACCAAAGAAGAACGGGAAAGCCAATATAGCCGGGTTCGTAGTACGATAGGATGTGGAACAGAATATATTCTAACGATAAAAGACAGTAAATGTAATCTCAATGTATTTACCGGATTACTAAATTTAGAGACAGATCTGAATGTATCCATCCGATCCTTACATGGCTTATATGAAGGAATAAACGGAGATTTTGAATTGACATTCTCCAATTCAAGTAGCCAAAGTGAATTTTATGGAATGGCAGGAGTAATGCTGCTCACCAAAGAAAAAGATCCTCAAATAGTAACAATCCTCGGGAAAACCCAATTATTATTGCCGGCTAATACCCAGGAACAAAAGCATCTTGTTTCAGAAAGTCTGACCCAACAAACACAAACAGATTCAATTATTCCTATCTCTGAAGGAGATTATTTGGCTGCTACCTGCATCCAATGGGGAAATTATTGGTATTCAATAGGAGAACCTTTGGAGATACAAATTAAGAAAGGTAAAATCTGTGAAAGCGTCATTGCTCAGAACGCTGCAGTTGCCCAGTCTAAAATAGGGCTGGATGATCCATTGCAAGTGACAGCCGACCTTCTTTTAGATGGAGAAGGCGACGTATTTAACAATATAATTGTAGCGGCTATCTTTGCTGAAGGAGAATCTTCTACCCAAAACATGCATACTTCTTCCGTGTTTATTGAAAGCTGCAACTTACCTTATAAGCTGTCAATGAACTTTAATCCTAATGTGACAGCCGGGAAATATGCCGTTGTTCTCTTCCAGTATGTTAAAGGTGACTTTGTGCAATTAACTCCAGGCATACCATTTGAAGTATCAGCAACACCAACGGGTATAGAAGATCTCTCAAGTACTAACGGAGTAACAGTTTACGGAATCTCTTCAAACAATGTGTTACGAATCAGAACTTCTGCATTAGCTAAAAATGCAACCATTTATTCAATAACTGGGCATAAAATTCATCAAGAGGAACTGACTCCCGGCATTGGAAATGATTACTCTTTCCAAGTAAATCATCTAAATAAAGGTTTCTACATTCTGGTTGTACAAACAACAGACGGGAAAACTTATTCTACAAAATTCCGGAAAAAGTAATGTTTTAAACGAATCATTAGTTGAGTAGTCGAATTTAAACAACTTCGGCTACTCAAATAGTGACATAGCCATTTTATACTATAAATAAAATAAGTATATATGAATAAATATGTGGTATTATATTTTGCTTGGATGCTTACAGGAGCCATCGCCTGTAAGACAGCACAAACTGAATCTAAAGCGAATTACTATGAGGAGGAAGGACAAATGGCTTTAACCCAGAAAAAAGACTCCAGGAAATCGGGACAATTATCTTCTGTATCGTCGCCTGTTGTCTATGTCTATAAAACGAAGAAAGATTATTCGCATCAGGTACCTGTCATAATGGATCAATCCAGAAGCCGGATTCTATCTTATCCTCATCCCAAAGATTTGTCTATTGGAGGGAAACTGTGTTTACCGACACCTTTGGAACAAGGCTACTGGCTTGACAATAAAGGCATAAATCCACAAGTGGCTTTTCTGAAATATACCTACGAAGAATATAGCCAATTTCCACAAGCGCCATCCATGGAAATGCTAATGGAAAATATTCTTGACAAGAATCCGTTAACAGAGATTCATGCCTGTGGAAGAAGAATGGATTATGTAA is part of the Parabacteroides sp. AD58 genome and harbors:
- a CDS encoding thiol protease/hemagglutinin PrtT, which translates into the protein MRKIATIFLALLCFSPTWAKQLTQEEAWKVARSFFNQSGSLRSAGEIHLVALSGDLIESSSLRSTSGQTAFYVFNQGNSAYAIVSGDDRMKPVLAYSNTGAFVVENIPSNIKALLTAYQDYYSQLDNQQKLPQPVNFKSSNTFSEDVQPLLGDINWNQDEPYYNLCPEVEGKRSVTGCVATAMAMVMKYFEYPQKGIGSHSYKTPAGNDCSFNFGATTFDWKNMLPQYTAGKYTDAQGKAVAELMYACGVAVEMDYSPDGSGAMSSIVADALINYFGYSKNMGYVSRNYFSTQEWMEMVKKELNEKRPILYCGASKEVGHEFVLDGYDKNNLVHVNWGWGGMNNGYFEIASLEPSSPGIGGGSSLGGGFIFQQGMVTGMHPESQSTPYTSYFTLGELKASKSSFSQNENFDLTAINFYNMTSTFYKGEVGIIVEGKDGVQHPIKSYTFDDKVNTDYGYETLNLENITIPAEIKDGTYNLYLGTKEERESQYSRVRSTIGCGTEYILTIKDSKCNLNVFTGLLNLETDLNVSIRSLHGLYEGINGDFELTFSNSSSQSEFYGMAGVMLLTKEKDPQIVTILGKTQLLLPANTQEQKHLVSESLTQQTQTDSIIPISEGDYLAATCIQWGNYWYSIGEPLEIQIKKGKICESVIAQNAAVAQSKIGLDDPLQVTADLLLDGEGDVFNNIIVAAIFAEGESSTQNMHTSSVFIESCNLPYKLSMNFNPNVTAGKYAVVLFQYVKGDFVQLTPGIPFEVSATPTGIEDLSSTNGVTVYGISSNNVLRIRTSALAKNATIYSITGHKIHQEELTPGIGNDYSFQVNHLNKGFYILVVQTTDGKTYSTKFRKK
- a CDS encoding MATE family efflux transporter, producing the protein MQTIKNLTEGPIRKQLFNLALPIMGTSFIQMAYSLTDMAWVGRLGSEAVAAIGAVGILTWMTQSISLMNKVGAEVTVGHSIGAQNTEEAKMFASHNLTIGLLVSLVWGALLFIFAHPVISLYKLEPEITDMAVEYLRIVATGFPFVFLASAFTGIHNAAGLSKVPFYISGSGLLLNMILDPLFILGFGWGTAGAAYATWLSECAVVLLFVYQLKVRNRLWPGFHFFVRLKSIYSLKIVRIGLPVALLNGFFAIINLLMGRTASTYGGHIGLMALTAGGQVEAIAWNTSQGFSTALSAFTAQNYAARRRERIDQAYRTTLKMTSVFGLFCTLLFVFWGAEVFSIIVPEPAAYIAGGDFLRIDGYSMIFMMIEITMQGLFYGTGRTVPPAVISITFNTLRVPLAMGLGAAGLGVSGVWWAISISSTLKGIVSFIWFRILQKRIW
- a CDS encoding ATP-binding protein, whose amino-acid sequence is MNRLYPIGIQNFEDLRCGGYIYVDKTMLLYNLATTGKYYFLSRPRRFGKSLMLSTLDAYFSGKRELFKGLDMERLEKNWIVYPVLHMDLNTEKYDSEESLENKIELSLKQWEGLYGNNPDEYSLATRFEGIIRRAALKTGYKVVILIDEYDKPMLQAIGNPTLQTAYRNTLKAFYGALKSCDGFIRFAMLTGVTKFGKVSIFSDLNNLRDISMVQQYAEICGISQRELHTHFDEDIHMLSDQLGLSFDETCEQLKTNYDGYHFCYKSEGMYNPFSLLNTFANRQMGSYWFETGTPTYLVELMKLHHYKVEDLEHIITNGPVLDSIDAASTDPVPVIYQSGYLTIKDYNAEFENYTLGFPNREVEQGFFRFLLPHYASVSISKSPYEIQRFVEEVRHGDVDGFLNRLRTFFNDTPYELARDREVHYQNILYIVFKLMGFHTEVEYHTSRGGVDLVLKTSDYIYIMEFKLNGSAEEAIKQIEEKGYASAFSCDKRKLIKVGINFNDEIRSIERWIIA
- a CDS encoding AGE family epimerase/isomerase, giving the protein MNYAILAEKYKKELLEQVVPFWLEHSQDHQYGGYFTCLLRDGKVFDTDKFIWLQGREVWLFSFLYNKVEKRPEWLECAIQGGEFLKKYGHDGNFNWYFSLTQDGKPLVASYNIFSYTFAAMAFGQLSLATGNKEYEEIARKTYARILEKMDNPKGQWNKLVPGSRDLKNFALPMIMCNLSLEIEHLLDKETMDKTIELCIHEVMDVFYRPELGLVVENVLTNNQLSDSFEGRHLNPGHAIEAMWFIMDLGVRLNRPELIQKATDISLKMIRKGWDEKYGGIFYFMDRLGYPPQQLEWDQKLWWVHIESMICMAKGFLLTGNEECWQWFERVQDYTWTHFKDPEYPEWFGYLNRQGEVLLPLKGGKWKGCFHVPRGMYQCWQTLQQCADKYK
- a CDS encoding ROK family transcriptional regulator: MATKFLLQDSRYKTTTLKKHLIQHLIISGNASIADIAKELQLSIPTVTKFVSELMNDNYILDLGKQNTPGGRKPNIYGLNPNAGYFVGVDVQVKKVLLATIDFCGNIIDEGHEERYNLEDTPEAFDHLCEIVQDYIQHLEIDASQVLQVGINLGGRVNPKTGFSYSFFHFDDKPLTEKIEKRIGIPVNLENDSRAMMYGEFLAGVVKNEKNILFININWGLGAGIIIDGKPYYGKSGFSGEIGHVCALDNEIICNCGKKGCLETEASGYAIERMLNERKAQGCTSILWDMMEEHGEFLLSDFVEAVLREDVLAIEIVEHIGFVLGRWVAGLINLLNPEMVILGGPLSATQDYLRLPVQSAIRKYSLNLVNQDTELVVSKLGIRGGLIGACMLSRSRLLGMI